GCCGCCTACCACGCGTTCGGCGAGCGGGCGCGCGAGCTGTCGGCGCTGCAGCCGATCGGCATCTACACCATCCCGGAGATCTCCTACTGCGGCGCGACCGAGGCCGAGCTGACGTCGTCCGCCGTGCCCTACGAGGTGGGCCTGGCGCGGTACCGCGAGCTGGCGCGCGGCTCGATCGTCGGCGACGCCTACGGCATGCTCAAGCTGTTGGTGTCCACCGTGGACCGCAAGCTGCTGGGCGTGCACCTGTTCGGCACCGGCGCGACCGACCTGGTGCACATCGGCCAGGCCGTGATGGCGTGCGGCGGCACGGTCGACTACCTGGTGGACACCGTCTTCAACTACCCGACGCTGTCCGAGGCGTACAAGGTGGCCGCGTTGGACGCCACGAACAAGATCCGCGCCCTGGAGCGGTTCGGCGCCTAGCCACGCGATCGCCCAGCGCGTCGCACCGGTTCGGTCTGCCGGTCGACGCGCTGGGGGAGCCGTGCGGGGACGATCACCAACCGAACAGCCGCGTCACGAGGTGCAGCCGCGCGTCGTCCACGTCCCTCAGCGGCGGGACGAGCAGCGTCGGCATGCCGGCCTCCACGCCCGCGCCGTCGTGGGTGGCCCGGTCGCCGACCATCAGCGCCTCCTCCGCCGCGACGCCCAGGTCGTCCAGCGCGATCCGGAAGATCGCCGGGTCCGGCTTCACCACGCCGTGCTCGAACGACAGCACGAACGAGTCCACCGGCAGGCCGTCGAACGCGGGCCGCAGGTCGAAGTGGATGTCGCTGAGCACCCCGATCCGCACGCCGCCGTCGCGCAGCCCCCGCAACGTCGGCGCGGCGTCCACCGCGAACGGGTTGACCGCCGGGTCGGACTCCACCGCGTACAGCGAGTCGGCCAGCTCGTCGTCCAGCCCCGCCGCCCGGAACCCCTCGTAGTACGTCCGCCGGTGCAGCGCCGCGTCCGCGTCCACGCCGGGCGCGTCCAGCCGGGCCGGGTCCAGCGACGCCACCACCTCGGCGGCCTGGTCGGCGTCGCGCCCGATCCGCCGCAGCGCCTCCGCCACCCACCCCTTGAAGGTGGGGGTGAGCACGAGCGTCCCCCGCCAGTCGAAGATCACGGCTCGCAGCCGGTCCGCCATCGTTCCTCGCTCTCCGTAGCTGCCACTCACTCCTGCGAAGGCTCCCGCGTCACTCCGGCGTGTGACTACGGTTTTTCGGAAGACCCTGGATGGGAGGCTGCCATGGCGCCGACGCCGCCGACGCCCCTGCACTTCCGCCGGGCGGGCTTCGACCCCGCCCCCGAGCTCGTGGAGGTGCGCGAGCGGGACGGCGTGCGCCGGGTCGACTCGCCCCACCTGGGCCGGCCGGTGTGGCTGGTCACCCGGATCGAGGAGGTCCGGGAAGTCCTCGGCGACCCGGGGCGGTTCCGCAACTCGGAGCGCCACCTGGTGCCGGGCGCGCCCGCGCTGAGCGACGAGGAGGTGGCGGCGATCCGGCCGGGCAACCCGCTCGCGTTCGACCCGCCCGAGCACACCCGCCTGCGCCGGCTGCTGGCGCCCGAGTTCACCGCCCGCCGGATGCGCCGCCTCGAACCGCGCGTCCACGAGATCGTGGCCGACCACCTCGACGCGATCGAGCGCAAGGGGCCGCCCGCCGACCTGGTGGCCGACTTCGCGCTGCCGGTGCCCGCGCTGGTGATCTGCGAACTGCTCGGCGT
This genomic window from Saccharothrix sp. HUAS TT1 contains:
- a CDS encoding HAD family hydrolase; the encoded protein is MADRLRAVIFDWRGTLVLTPTFKGWVAEALRRIGRDADQAAEVVASLDPARLDAPGVDADAALHRRTYYEGFRAAGLDDELADSLYAVESDPAVNPFAVDAAPTLRGLRDGGVRIGVLSDIHFDLRPAFDGLPVDSFVLSFEHGVVKPDPAIFRIALDDLGVAAEEALMVGDRATHDGAGVEAGMPTLLVPPLRDVDDARLHLVTRLFGW